In a genomic window of Pelecanus crispus isolate bPelCri1 chromosome 1, bPelCri1.pri, whole genome shotgun sequence:
- the ILK gene encoding scaffold protein ILK, giving the protein MDDIFTQCREGNAVAVRLWLDNTENDLNQGDDHGFSPLHWACREGRSNVVDMLIMRGARINVMNRGDDTPLHLAASHGHRDIVQKLIQFKADINAVNEHGNTPLHYACFWGHDQVAEDLVGNGALVSVANKYGETPIDKAKTPLREALKERAEKLGQSLTKIPYKDTFWKGTTRTRPRNGTLNKLAGIDFKQLNFGQKLNENQSGELWKGRWQGNDIAIKTLKIRDWTTRKSRDFNEEYPKLRIFSHPNVLPVLGACQSPPAPHPIVISHWMPYGSLYNVLHEGTNFVVDQMQAVKFAFDIARGMAFLHTLEPLIPRHHLNSRSIMIDDDMTARISMADVKFSFQCPGRMYAPAWVAPEALQKKPEEINRRSADMWSFAVLLWELVTREVPFADLSNMEIGMKVALEGLRPTIPPGISPHICKLMKICMNEDPAKRPKFDMIVPILEKMQEK; this is encoded by the exons ATGGACGACATCTTCACGCAGTGCCGAGAGGGCAACGCCGTGGCCGTGCGTCTCTGGCTGGACAACACCGAGAACGACCTCAACCAGGG GGATGACCACGGCTTCAGCCCCTTGCACTGGGCCTGCCGCGAGGGCCGCTCCAACGTGGTCGACATGCTCATCATGCGGGGAGCACGCATCAACGTCATGAACCGCGGTGACGACACCCCGCTGCACCTGGCTGCCAGCCACGGCCACCGCGACATCGTGCAGAAG CTGATCCAGTTCAAAGCAGACATCAATGCCGTGAACGAGCATGGCAACACGCCTCTGCACTATGCCTGCTTCTGGGGACATGACCAGGTGGCGGAG GACCTGGTGGGCAACGGGGCCTTGGTCAGCGTTGCTAACAAATACGGCGAGACGCCCATCGACAAAGCCAAGACACCGCTGCGGGAGGCCTTGAAAG AGCGTGCCGAGAAGCTGGGCCAGAGCCTCACCAAGATCCCCTACAAGGACACCTTCTGGAAGGGCACGACCCGCACGCGTCCCA GAAATGGGACTCTCAACAAACTTGCTGGAATAGACTTCAAACAGCTGAACTTTGGCCAAAAACTCAACGAGAACCAGTCAGGAGAG ctgtggaAAGGGCGCTGGCAAGGCAATGACATTGCCATCAAAACGCTGAAAATCCGGGACTGGACAACTCGGAAGAGCCGAGACTTCAACGAGGAATACCCAAAGCTGCG GATCTTTTCTCACCCCAACGTGCTACCGGTGCTGGGCGCCTGCCAGTCCCCCCCGGCGCCCCACCCCATTGTCATCAGCCACTGGATGCCCTACGGCTCCCTCTACAACGTGTTACATGAGGGGACAA ACTTTGTGGTGGACCAGATGCAGGCAGTGAAATTCGCCTTTGACATTGCACGGGGCATGGCCTTCCTGCACACGCTGGAGCCCCTCATTCCACGCCACCACCTCAACAGCCGCAGCATCATG ATCGACGACGACATGACAGCACGGATCAGCATGGCTGACGTGAAGTTCTCCTTCCAGTGCCCGGGGCGGATGTACGCGCCCGCCTGGGTGGCACCAGAAG CCTTGCAGAAGAAGCCAGAGGAAATTAACAGGCGCTCGGCTGACATGTGGAGCTTCGcggtgctgctgtgggagctggtgaCCCGTGAGGTGCCCTTTGCAGACTTGTCCAACATGGAGATCGGCATGAAG GTGGCACTGGAGGGGCTGCGCCCGACCATCCCACCCGGCATATCCCCGCACATCTGCAAGCTGATGAAGATCTGCATGAACGAGGACCCAGCCAAGCGCCCCAAGTTTGACATGATCGTGCCTATCCTGGAGAAGATGCAGGAGAAGtag